One genomic segment of Belonocnema kinseyi isolate 2016_QV_RU_SX_M_011 chromosome 2, B_treatae_v1, whole genome shotgun sequence includes these proteins:
- the LOC117166956 gene encoding histone deacetylase HDAC1 isoform X1: MSTLPHSRKRVCYYYDSDIGNYYYGQGHPMKPHRIRMTHNLLLNYGLYRKMEIYRPHKATADEMTKFHSDEYIRFLRSIRPDNMTEYNKQMQRFNVGEDCPVFDGLYEFCQLSAGGSVAAAVKLNKQASEICINWGGGLHHAKKSEASGFCYVNDIVLGILELLKYHQRVLYIDIDVHHGDGVEEAFYTTDRVMTVSFHKYGEYFPGTGDLRDIGAGKGKYYAVNIPLRDGMDDESYESIFVPIISKVMETFQPSAVVLQCGADSLTGDRLGCFNLTVRGHGKCVEFVKRYNLPFLMVGGGGYTIRNVSRCWTYETSVALGSEIANELPYNDYFEYFGPDFKLHISPSNMSNQNTTEYLEKIKTRLFENLRMLPHAPGVQVQVIPEDGAVIDDSELEEKINPDERLPQRDLDKRIQHENEYSDSEDEGEGGRRDNRSFKIFRQGSRKRPRLEKGQDGVDSDLKKEDDIKSESKENEKDDKSNSTNDEAKKDGGANP, encoded by the exons ATGTCTACTTTACCGCACAGCAGAAAACGCGTTTGCTACTACTACGACA gtgACATAGGCAATTATTACTATGGGCAGGGCCATCCCATGAAACCGCACCGCATAAGGATGACACACAATTTACTCTTAAATTATGGACTTTATCGTAAAATGGAAATATAC cgTCCGCACAAAGCCACTGCTGATGAAATGACGAAGTTTCACAGTGACGAGTATATCAGATTCCTGAGGTCAATCAGGCCCGATAACATGACAGAAtacaataaacaaatgcaaagat TTAACGTTGGAGAAGATTGTCCCGTTTTCGACGGTTTATACGAATTTTGTCAATTATCGGCCGGTGGCTCAGTGGCAGCGGCCGTGAAGCTCAACAAACAAGCTTCCGAAATTTGTATAAATTGGGGTGGTGGTTTGCATCACGCGAAAAAGAGCGAGGCGTCCGGATTTTGCTATGTAAACGACATAGTTCTCGGCATTTTGGAATTGCTCAAATACCACCAAAGGGTCCTCTACATCGACATCGATGTTCATCATGGCGATGGAGTTGAAGAAGCTTTTTATACTACCGACAGAGTCATGACTGTTTCCTTCCACAAGTACGGGGAATATTTCCCCGGAACTGGTGATCTTAGAGATATAGGCGCaggaaag GGCAAATACTATGCAGTCAACATTCCTCTGCGTGATGGAATGGACGACGAAAGTTATGAATCCATTTTTGTGCCAATCATTTCCAAGGTCATGGAAACTTTTCAACCATCGGCAGTTGTTTTACAGTGCGGTGCTGATTCTCTTACCG GAGACAGATTAGGGTGCTTCAATTTGACAGTGCGAGGTCACGGAAAGTGCGTTGAGTTCGTGAAAAGGTACAATCTTCCCTTCCTGATGGTCGGAGGTGGTGGTTACACGATCAGAAACGTGTCGAGGTGTTGGACATACGAAACTTCGGTCGCCCTCGGATCTGAAATAGCCAACGAATTACCTTACAACGACTACTTTGAGTACTTTGGACCTGACTTCAAACTTCACATTAGTCCATCGAATATGTCCAATCAAAACACCACCGAGTATCTCGAAAAGATTAA GACGAGGCTTTTCGAGAACTTGAGAATGTTGCCTCACGCACCAGGTGTGCAAGTACAAGTTATTCCAGAAGATGGTGCTGTGATTGACGATTCGGAACTGGAAGAGAAAATAAATCCTGACGAGAGATTACCACAAAGAGATTTGGACAAGAGGATACAACACGAAAATGAGTACAGCGATAGTGAGGATGAAGGAGAAGGCGGTCGAAGGGATAATCGGTCTTTCAAG atttttcggCAGGGCTCGAGGAAAAGGCCGAGGCTAGAAAAGGGTCAGGATGGTGTAGACAGCGATCTCAAAAAAGAGGATGACATCAAGTCGGAATCGAAAG
- the LOC117166956 gene encoding histone deacetylase HDAC1 isoform X2 codes for MSTLPHSRKRVCYYYDSDIGNYYYGQGHPMKPHRIRMTHNLLLNYGLYRKMEIYRPHKATADEMTKFHSDEYIRFLRSIRPDNMTEYNKQMQRFNVGEDCPVFDGLYEFCQLSAGGSVAAAVKLNKQASEICINWGGGLHHAKKSEASGFCYVNDIVLGILELLKYHQRVLYIDIDVHHGDGVEEAFYTTDRVMTVSFHKYGEYFPGTGDLRDIGAGKGKYYAVNIPLRDGMDDESYESIFVPIISKVMETFQPSAVVLQCGADSLTGDRLGCFNLTVRGHGKCVEFVKRYNLPFLMVGGGGYTIRNVSRCWTYETSVALGSEIANELPYNDYFEYFGPDFKLHISPSNMSNQNTTEYLEKIKTRLFENLRMLPHAPGVQVQVIPEDGAVIDDSELEEKINPDERLPQRDLDKRIQHENEYSDSEDEGEGGRRDNRSFKGSRKRPRLEKGQDGVDSDLKKEDDIKSESKENEKDDKSNSTNDEAKKDGGANP; via the exons ATGTCTACTTTACCGCACAGCAGAAAACGCGTTTGCTACTACTACGACA gtgACATAGGCAATTATTACTATGGGCAGGGCCATCCCATGAAACCGCACCGCATAAGGATGACACACAATTTACTCTTAAATTATGGACTTTATCGTAAAATGGAAATATAC cgTCCGCACAAAGCCACTGCTGATGAAATGACGAAGTTTCACAGTGACGAGTATATCAGATTCCTGAGGTCAATCAGGCCCGATAACATGACAGAAtacaataaacaaatgcaaagat TTAACGTTGGAGAAGATTGTCCCGTTTTCGACGGTTTATACGAATTTTGTCAATTATCGGCCGGTGGCTCAGTGGCAGCGGCCGTGAAGCTCAACAAACAAGCTTCCGAAATTTGTATAAATTGGGGTGGTGGTTTGCATCACGCGAAAAAGAGCGAGGCGTCCGGATTTTGCTATGTAAACGACATAGTTCTCGGCATTTTGGAATTGCTCAAATACCACCAAAGGGTCCTCTACATCGACATCGATGTTCATCATGGCGATGGAGTTGAAGAAGCTTTTTATACTACCGACAGAGTCATGACTGTTTCCTTCCACAAGTACGGGGAATATTTCCCCGGAACTGGTGATCTTAGAGATATAGGCGCaggaaag GGCAAATACTATGCAGTCAACATTCCTCTGCGTGATGGAATGGACGACGAAAGTTATGAATCCATTTTTGTGCCAATCATTTCCAAGGTCATGGAAACTTTTCAACCATCGGCAGTTGTTTTACAGTGCGGTGCTGATTCTCTTACCG GAGACAGATTAGGGTGCTTCAATTTGACAGTGCGAGGTCACGGAAAGTGCGTTGAGTTCGTGAAAAGGTACAATCTTCCCTTCCTGATGGTCGGAGGTGGTGGTTACACGATCAGAAACGTGTCGAGGTGTTGGACATACGAAACTTCGGTCGCCCTCGGATCTGAAATAGCCAACGAATTACCTTACAACGACTACTTTGAGTACTTTGGACCTGACTTCAAACTTCACATTAGTCCATCGAATATGTCCAATCAAAACACCACCGAGTATCTCGAAAAGATTAA GACGAGGCTTTTCGAGAACTTGAGAATGTTGCCTCACGCACCAGGTGTGCAAGTACAAGTTATTCCAGAAGATGGTGCTGTGATTGACGATTCGGAACTGGAAGAGAAAATAAATCCTGACGAGAGATTACCACAAAGAGATTTGGACAAGAGGATACAACACGAAAATGAGTACAGCGATAGTGAGGATGAAGGAGAAGGCGGTCGAAGGGATAATCGGTCTTTCAAG GGCTCGAGGAAAAGGCCGAGGCTAGAAAAGGGTCAGGATGGTGTAGACAGCGATCTCAAAAAAGAGGATGACATCAAGTCGGAATCGAAAG